From one Flavobacterium sp. N502536 genomic stretch:
- the rpmG gene encoding 50S ribosomal protein L33: MAKKGNRIQVILECTEHKTSGVPGTSRYITTKNKKNTPDRLEIKKFNPILKRVTVHKEIK, from the coding sequence ATGGCAAAGAAAGGTAATAGAATCCAGGTAATTTTAGAATGTACTGAGCACAAGACTTCTGGTGTTCCAGGTACTTCTAGATATATAACAACTAAGAACAAGAAAAATACTCCGGACAGATTAGAGATTAAGAAATTTAATCCAATCTTGAAACGCGTAACTGTTCATAAAGAAATTAAGTAA
- a CDS encoding fumarylacetoacetate hydrolase family protein has translation MKIICIGRNYTNHIEELKNERPTEPVVFMKPDSAVLLKQHPFVIPEFSEEIHHEIEIVVKISKVGKYIEPKFAHKYYDEISVGIDFTARDLQEKLKAKGLPWEKAKAFDGSAVIGEFLPKTDFVSMENLTFELTNNAKTVQKGNTGFMLWKIDELVSYVSQFFTLKIGDIIFTGTPEGVAGVKPNDVLEGFLEDKKLFRIQVK, from the coding sequence ATGAAGATTATTTGTATCGGTAGAAATTATACCAATCACATTGAGGAGTTAAAAAACGAGCGCCCGACAGAGCCGGTGGTTTTTATGAAGCCGGATTCGGCAGTTTTATTGAAACAACATCCGTTTGTAATTCCGGAATTTTCTGAAGAAATTCATCACGAAATTGAGATTGTTGTTAAAATTAGTAAAGTGGGGAAGTATATCGAGCCTAAATTTGCGCACAAGTATTACGACGAAATTAGTGTGGGTATCGATTTTACTGCCAGAGATTTACAGGAAAAATTAAAAGCAAAAGGATTGCCGTGGGAAAAAGCAAAAGCTTTTGACGGTTCTGCAGTTATTGGAGAGTTTTTGCCAAAGACTGATTTTGTTTCGATGGAAAATCTTACATTTGAACTGACAAATAATGCTAAAACGGTTCAAAAAGGAAATACCGGTTTTATGCTTTGGAAAATTGACGAGCTGGTTTCGTATGTTTCGCAGTTTTTCACGCTTAAAATTGGTGATATCATTTTTACGGGAACACCGGAAGGTGTAGCTGGTGTTAAACCAAATGACGTTTTAGAGGGCTTTTTAGAAGATAAAAAATTATTCAGAATACAAGTAAAGTAA
- a CDS encoding DUF4295 domain-containing protein — translation MAKKTVASLQTSSKRLSKAIKMVKSPKTGAYTFVESIMAPEEVDEFLKKK, via the coding sequence ATGGCAAAGAAAACCGTAGCATCGTTACAAACATCTTCTAAGAGATTATCAAAAGCCATCAAAATGGTTAAATCTCCTAAAACTGGTGCATATACATTCGTAGAATCTATTATGGCTCCTGAAGAAGTTGATGAATTCTTGAAAAAGAAATAA
- a CDS encoding CinA family nicotinamide mononucleotide deamidase-related protein, with product MKATIITIGDEILIGQIVDTNSGFIAKSLDRIGVEVHEMISISDDKKHILDTFAQLQNKVDVVIVTGGLGPTKDDVTKKTFCDYFNDELVINPEVLAHVTELIEGFYKRPISQLNRDQALVPSKCTVLHNKMGTAPGMWMKKENTVFVSLPGVPYEMKYLVEEEIIPKIVREYKRPYIIHKTILTYGQGESLVAERIEDWENNLPDFIKLAYLPNPGRVRLRLSARGTDKEVLEAAIEENVKSLDAIINDIIVGYEENETIESVVGKVLAKQHKTISTAESFTGGKIASLLSSIPGASAYFKGSVVSYATEAKVNVLGVSQDLIGQFSVVSAEVASAMALNVKEMLKTDYAIATTGNAGPTKGDSDAEIGAVFIALATPNGIIVEEFNFGQPREKVIDRATIKSLEILQKEILKFVQ from the coding sequence ATGAAAGCAACCATCATTACTATTGGGGATGAAATTTTAATTGGTCAGATTGTAGATACAAACTCAGGTTTTATCGCAAAATCACTGGATCGCATTGGTGTCGAAGTACATGAAATGATTTCGATTAGTGATGATAAAAAGCATATTTTAGACACATTTGCCCAATTGCAGAATAAAGTTGACGTGGTGATTGTAACGGGTGGTTTAGGCCCGACAAAAGACGACGTCACCAAAAAAACATTCTGCGATTATTTTAATGATGAGTTAGTGATAAACCCTGAAGTTCTGGCTCACGTGACAGAATTGATCGAGGGGTTTTATAAGCGTCCAATTTCACAATTAAATAGAGATCAGGCCTTAGTGCCGTCCAAATGTACCGTTTTGCACAATAAAATGGGAACAGCTCCGGGGATGTGGATGAAGAAAGAAAACACCGTTTTTGTTTCGCTTCCGGGAGTTCCGTACGAAATGAAATATTTGGTTGAAGAAGAGATAATTCCCAAAATAGTTCGCGAATACAAGCGTCCGTACATCATTCATAAAACAATTTTAACCTATGGACAGGGCGAGAGCCTAGTTGCGGAACGTATCGAAGATTGGGAGAACAATTTGCCTGATTTTATCAAGTTAGCCTATCTGCCTAATCCGGGACGGGTACGTTTGCGTTTGTCTGCCAGAGGAACCGATAAAGAAGTGCTGGAAGCAGCAATTGAAGAGAATGTAAAATCTTTAGATGCTATAATCAACGATATCATAGTGGGTTATGAGGAAAATGAAACCATTGAATCAGTAGTCGGGAAGGTTTTAGCCAAACAGCATAAAACGATTTCGACGGCCGAAAGTTTTACAGGAGGAAAAATAGCCTCGCTTTTGTCGTCTATTCCGGGAGCTTCTGCTTATTTTAAAGGCAGTGTGGTTTCCTATGCGACAGAGGCTAAGGTCAATGTTCTCGGTGTTTCACAGGATTTGATTGGTCAATTTTCGGTTGTAAGTGCTGAAGTTGCATCGGCTATGGCTTTGAATGTGAAAGAGATGCTTAAAACGGACTATGCAATTGCGACAACCGGGAACGCCGGACCGACAAAAGGAGACTCCGATGCTGAAATTGGAGCTGTTTTTATCGCTTTGGCCACTCCGAACGGAATAATTGTCGAAGAATTTAACTTTGGCCAACCACGTGAAAAAGTGATAGATAGAGCAACTATCAAGAGTTTAGAAATTTTACAGAAAGAAATTTTAAAATTTGTGCAATAA
- a CDS encoding 3'-5' exonuclease — protein MELKLNKPICFFDLETTGIDIGKDRIVEISIFKVFPNGNKESKTWLVNPTIPIPPQTTAVHGITDEKVANEPTFAELAPQVYNMIKDSDLGGFNSDRFDIPLLAEELLRAGVDFDMKNKVSVDVQTIFHKMEERTLSAALKFYCGKSLENAHSAEADTMATYEILKAQLDRYPELENDMKALSEFTTRKKIADFAGMIAFDKDNEEIFTFGKHKGAKVDKILESEPGYFSWIQNADFPLYTKKVLTAIKLRKLNTK, from the coding sequence ATGGAACTCAAACTCAACAAACCAATTTGCTTTTTTGATCTTGAAACAACCGGAATTGACATCGGTAAAGATCGAATTGTAGAAATTTCGATATTCAAAGTTTTTCCAAACGGAAATAAAGAAAGTAAAACCTGGTTGGTGAATCCTACGATTCCAATTCCGCCACAAACAACTGCTGTTCATGGTATCACGGATGAAAAAGTGGCCAATGAGCCTACTTTTGCTGAATTGGCACCACAGGTTTACAATATGATTAAAGACAGTGATTTAGGCGGTTTTAATTCAGATCGTTTTGATATTCCGTTATTGGCGGAAGAATTGCTGCGTGCCGGAGTTGATTTTGATATGAAAAACAAAGTTTCGGTAGACGTACAAACGATTTTTCATAAAATGGAAGAACGTACCTTAAGTGCGGCACTAAAATTCTATTGCGGAAAAAGTCTGGAGAACGCGCATTCGGCAGAGGCTGATACAATGGCTACCTACGAAATCTTAAAAGCGCAGCTGGACCGTTATCCGGAGTTGGAAAATGATATGAAAGCATTGTCTGAATTTACAACCCGTAAAAAAATCGCTGATTTTGCCGGAATGATTGCGTTTGATAAAGACAACGAAGAAATCTTTACCTTCGGAAAACACAAAGGTGCTAAAGTAGATAAGATTTTAGAAAGCGAGCCGGGCTATTTCAGCTGGATTCAAAATGCTGATTTTCCTTTGTATACCAAAAAAGTCTTAACGGCAATTAAATTAAGAAAGTTAAACACAAAATAA
- the rpmB gene encoding 50S ribosomal protein L28, producing MSRVCDLTGKRAMVGNNVSHAMNKTKRKFSVNLVKKRFYLPEEDRWITLRVAASTIKTINKNGITAVLKKAQSEGFIK from the coding sequence ATGTCAAGAGTTTGTGACCTTACAGGTAAAAGAGCGATGGTAGGAAATAACGTTTCTCACGCTATGAACAAAACTAAGAGAAAGTTTTCTGTAAACTTAGTTAAAAAGCGTTTTTATCTTCCAGAAGAAGATAGATGGATTACTCTTAGAGTAGCAGCATCTACGATAAAAACAATTAATAAAAATGGAATCACTGCTGTTTTGAAAAAAGCACAGTCAGAAGGATTTATCAAATAA
- a CDS encoding dihydrolipoamide acetyltransferase family protein yields MARFELKLPKMGESVAEATITNWLKEVGDRIEADEAVLEIATDKVDSEVPSEVSGVLIEQLFGKDDLVQVGQTIAIIETEGDAPAVKAVETAAPAEVAEIEKTIEVAKDAVTAPQDFSGSDKFFSPLVKNIAKEEGVSVAELESIAGSGKDGRVTKEDILKYIEARKSGAQAPKAVAEAPKAVQPAAPVQKSQQAVPVSVNGGDEIVEMDRMRKLISGYMVASVQTSAHVQSFIEVDVTNIVKWRDKVKSAFEKREGEKLTFTPIMMEAVAKALKDFPGMNISVDGDYIIKKKNINLGMAAALPNGNLIVPVIKNADQLNLVGMAKAVNDLGNRAKAGKLKPDDTQGGTYTVTNVGTFGSVFGTPIINQPQVGILALGAIRKVPAVIETPEGDFIGIRQKMFLSHSYDHRVVDGALGGSFVKRVAEYLEAFDVNRDF; encoded by the coding sequence ATGGCAAGATTTGAATTGAAACTTCCTAAAATGGGAGAGAGTGTCGCTGAAGCAACTATTACAAACTGGTTGAAAGAAGTTGGAGACAGAATTGAAGCTGATGAAGCAGTACTGGAAATTGCAACTGATAAGGTTGACAGTGAAGTGCCAAGCGAGGTATCAGGAGTTTTGATTGAGCAATTGTTCGGTAAAGACGATTTGGTTCAGGTAGGGCAAACTATTGCAATTATCGAGACAGAAGGTGATGCACCGGCTGTAAAGGCAGTAGAAACTGCTGCTCCGGCAGAAGTCGCTGAAATCGAAAAAACAATCGAAGTTGCGAAGGATGCAGTAACTGCACCGCAGGATTTTTCAGGATCGGATAAGTTCTTTTCTCCATTAGTAAAAAACATTGCTAAAGAAGAGGGAGTTTCTGTTGCTGAATTAGAAAGTATTGCTGGTTCAGGTAAAGACGGTCGCGTAACAAAAGAAGATATTTTAAAATATATTGAAGCTCGTAAATCGGGTGCTCAGGCTCCAAAAGCAGTTGCGGAAGCTCCAAAAGCGGTTCAGCCTGCGGCTCCTGTTCAAAAAAGCCAGCAAGCAGTTCCGGTATCTGTTAACGGAGGCGATGAAATCGTTGAAATGGACAGAATGCGTAAGCTGATCTCCGGATACATGGTCGCTTCGGTACAAACTTCGGCACACGTACAGTCGTTTATCGAAGTAGATGTAACAAACATTGTAAAATGGAGAGATAAAGTAAAAAGCGCTTTCGAGAAAAGAGAAGGCGAGAAGCTGACTTTTACACCAATTATGATGGAAGCAGTTGCAAAAGCTTTAAAAGATTTCCCGGGAATGAATATTTCTGTTGATGGTGATTACATCATCAAAAAGAAAAATATAAACTTAGGAATGGCGGCAGCTTTGCCAAATGGAAATTTGATTGTTCCGGTAATTAAAAATGCAGATCAGCTGAATTTAGTTGGAATGGCAAAAGCCGTTAACGATTTAGGAAACCGTGCAAAAGCAGGAAAACTAAAACCAGACGATACACAAGGCGGAACTTATACGGTAACCAATGTGGGGACTTTTGGAAGTGTTTTCGGTACTCCGATTATCAATCAGCCGCAAGTTGGAATTCTGGCTTTGGGAGCTATTCGTAAAGTACCTGCGGTTATTGAAACTCCGGAAGGCGATTTTATCGGAATCCGTCAAAAAATGTTCTTATCACACTCGTACGACCACAGGGTAGTAGATGGTGCTTTAGGTGGAAGTTTTGTAAAAAGAGTAGCAGAATATTTAGAAGCTTTTGATGTAAACAGAGATTTTTAA
- a CDS encoding Hpt domain-containing protein — protein sequence MALKYNLSKVYALSDNDPEFVNEILKLFVTEVPEDLKQIKEGIKKKDHKYAYSYAHKIKPTLDLMGLNVAFEEILQVEAWTKAEGKKKEIIETFKSIKVQVKEAIKEIKKDFDL from the coding sequence ATGGCTTTAAAATACAACCTTTCGAAAGTATATGCGCTTTCAGACAATGATCCGGAATTTGTAAACGAAATTCTTAAATTATTTGTTACTGAAGTTCCGGAGGATTTGAAACAAATCAAAGAAGGAATTAAAAAGAAAGATCATAAGTATGCCTATTCATACGCGCATAAAATAAAACCTACATTGGATTTAATGGGGTTGAATGTCGCTTTTGAAGAAATTCTGCAAGTTGAAGCCTGGACCAAAGCCGAAGGCAAGAAAAAAGAAATTATCGAAACTTTTAAAAGCATTAAGGTGCAGGTTAAAGAAGCGATCAAGGAGATTAAAAAAGACTTTGATTTGTAA